Proteins from a genomic interval of Lolium perenne isolate Kyuss_39 chromosome 1, Kyuss_2.0, whole genome shotgun sequence:
- the LOC139833060 gene encoding uncharacterized protein — MLKGDSGTAFFHAVANVRRMKCLIPCLRLDDQEITNQGEMMQHVYQFYTGLMGSVEERTFSLALDLCGEDSRISEDENRALDLPFTYEGLDEVLMSMKPDSAPRPDGLPVLFFKKFWGILKGPILQILNVFILGRVDIARLNVGIISLIPKDD, encoded by the exons ATGCTAAAAGGGGACTCCGGCACGGCATTCTTCCATGCAGTTGCCAATGTGAGGCGCATGAAATGCTTGATCCCCTGTCTCAGGCTCGATGATCAAGAGATCACTAATCAGGGGGAGATGATGCAACATGTTTACCAATTTTACACGGGGCTTATGGGCTCGGTTGAGGAGAGGACATTCTCCCTGGCGCTCGACCTTTGCGGTGAGGACTCGAGGATCTCAGAGGATGAGAATAGAGCCCTCGATCTGCCGTTCACTTATGAGGGGCTTGACGAGGTGCTTATGTCGATGAAGCCTGACTCGGCTCCGAGGCCAGATGGCCTACCTGTGCTGTTCTTCAAGAAATTCTGGGGGATTCTTAAAGGTCCGATCCTCCAGATCTTGAATGTTTTCATCCTAGGGAGGGTTGATATTGCTAGATTGAACGTTGGGATCATTTCTCTTATCCCAAAG GATGATTGA